In the genome of Xenopus laevis strain J_2021 chromosome 1S, Xenopus_laevis_v10.1, whole genome shotgun sequence, one region contains:
- the LOC121398923 gene encoding cyclin-O protein B-like: MEISKARKRRRQINEEEQLSPGCCHDPKRVRHQGDQRGTCHPSAGDPALQNEPWNTLAHIGIGLETFKEYGEDAYMYNKSLEERFMALNFLQSQPEITLASWYEFTSLLVFIHRRLKLDFRSLCLTVNLLERFLARTAPIKTTDLNRVGATCFNIAYKLVDKRQFSLWNCLKLFDATITKKEMNQLERIIICRLLFELSAPTIDDFLEHFTLRRVASQKPVAAQQTKEAIALTAARGIAALSLTHHHEFYTYAPSMMALCCLKVAIKFYPSGKPINVDPAEYPDHVMEECVGKIIALVSSRQSFLHMLLPAVFPRRTAEETETSASQKEPEGGEAETSRQEQGSDPLEMAQGSGLSIYHQGVGLQNMHPYIPTYPYYHPHMHPYIPTYPYNHPYRHPYIPTYPYNHPYRHPYIPTYPFTSEQLSVSLFKDWVLLDKAFSLS; this comes from the exons ATGGAGATTTCAAAAGCGAGGAAGCGAAGACGACAGATCAACGAAGAAGAACAACTTTCCCCTGGGTGCTGCCATGATCCCAAAAGGGTGAGGCACCAGGGTGATCAACGAGGGACGTGCCACCCTTCAGCTGGGGACCCAGCACTTCAAAATGAGCCTTGGAACACCTTAGCTCACATAGGCATTGGCCTAGAGACCTTCAAGGAGTATGGGGAAGACGCCTACATGTACAACAAAAGCCTTGAAGAGAGATTTATGGCTTTGAACTTTCTACAAAGTCAGCCAGAAATCACTTTGGCGTCATGGTATGAGTTCACCAGCCTGCTTGTCTTCATACACAGACGCCTGAAGTTGGACTTTAGGTCTCTGTGCTTGACTGTCAACCTTCTGGAGCGGTTTCTTGCCCGCACTGCTCCCATCAAGACCACCGACCTGAACAGAGTAGGAGCCACTTGCTTCAATATAGCCTACAAGTTAGTGGACAAACGGCAATTCAGCCTATGGAATTGCCTAAAACTCTTTGATGCCACCATTACAAAGAAGGAAATGAACCAACTGGAGCGAATCATCATTTGCAGATTGCTTTTTGAACTGTCAGCACCGACCATCGATGACTTCTTGGAGCATTTCACCCTCCGGAGAGTAGCCAGCCAGAAGCCTGTAGCTGCCCAGCAGACAAAAGAAGCCATTGCCCTGACTGCTGCTAGAGGCATCGCCGCACTGAGCCTGACCCACCATCATGAGTTTTATACTTATGCACCCTCCATGATGGCTCTGTGCTGCCTGAAAGTAGCCATAAAATTCTACCCTTCAGGCAAACCCATCAACGTGGATCCCGCTGAATACCCAGATCACGTAATGGAAGAGTGTGTCGGGAAGATCATCGCTCTGGTATCATCCAGGCAGAGCTTTTTACACATGCTGCTTCCAGCAGTGTTTCCAAGAAGAACAGCAGAGGAGACAGAGACAAGCGCCTCCCAGAAAGAACCCGAAGGTGGTGAGGCAGAAACATCCAGGCAGGAACAGGGTTCTGACCCCTTGGAAATGGCCCAGGGATCTGGCCTTTCCATCTATCATCAAGGGGTAGGTTTGCAAAacatgcacccatacattccCACATATCCATACTACCACCCTCacatgcacccatacattcctacatatccttacaaccacccttacaggcacccatacattcctacatatccatacaaccacccttacaggcacccatacattcctacatatcc ATTCACCTCAGAACAGTTGTCCGTGTCTTTATTTAAGGATTGGGTACTGTTGGATAAAGCTTTTTCCCTGAGTTAA